The Bacillota bacterium nucleotide sequence CAGGCCCGAATCCACCCCCTGGGCACGGAGGCTAGCCACCGTCTCATCAACGATAAACCCCTTGGCCACGCCGCCAAGCTCCAATTTCACACCCGCGTGGGTCCTTTGGACCGTTCTCTTTTCCGGATCCAAACGAAAGGCCATGGGTTGCCAGGCGGTCCTCGCCGCCTCCAGGGCCTTCATGTCGGGCACCTGGGGATTGCTGCCTGTAAAATCCCACAACTCCACCAATGCCCCTAACCCTACATCAAAGGATCCCTCGACCAAGGAGGCATAGGTCAGAACCTGCTCGAAGAGATCATAGACCTCCTGGCTTACCGGCACTGGCTCTAGGGTAGCGTTGATCTGAGCAATCTCCCCTGTCTCGGGATCGAAAATCCGGGCCAGTTCCCGCAAGCGGACCACCGCCTGCCGAGCTGCAGTCTGATGCCTTTTGGGCACCTGGATCTCCACCACGGTGTCCATCAAGAATTCCCGTATAACATACAGTTCGGCCGATCCTGCGTTGTGTTGGTGTACAATTCCTGCCACCCCTAAGGCAACAAGGGCAATGACCATGAAGGTAATTGGACGTACCCGCTTTTCCTGCATCATCAAATCCTCCACTATCAACGTCATTATACTATTGTCCTAACAAAAGGAACAGGCCTTAGAGCTGGCAATCTCCAACAGACTAACGAAAATGATACTCACTGGGAAGGCTGAA carries:
- a CDS encoding FAD:protein FMN transferase codes for the protein MTLIVEDLMMQEKRVRPITFMVIALVALGVAGIVHQHNAGSAELYVIREFLMDTVVEIQVPKRHQTAARQAVVRLRELARIFDPETGEIAQINATLEPVPVSQEVYDLFEQVLTYASLVEGSFDVGLGALVELWDFTGSNPQVPDMKALEAARTAWQPMAFRLDPEKRTVQRTHAGVKLELGGVAKGFIVDETVASLRAQGVDSGLVNAGGDLFTIGGRPAGGPWRIAVRHPRNASGVLGVLRVEDRAVATSGDYQRYFIQDGQRYHHILDPQTGWPADQCISVTVITGSVTLADLLATAAFVLGPEAGMALIEGVPATEGIIVDWQGRVHLSGGLDPAQWPPRIEVTE